A genomic window from Salvia miltiorrhiza cultivar Shanhuang (shh) chromosome 5, IMPLAD_Smil_shh, whole genome shotgun sequence includes:
- the LOC130987186 gene encoding eukaryotic initiation factor 4A-3-like, producing the protein MAAAAAQRGGGGGRRAMEEDDAKLVFETSKGVEPIMSFDEMGIKEELLRGIYNYGFEKPSAIQQRAVLPIISHRDVIAQAQSGTGKTSMIALAVCQIVDTKSSEVQALILSPTRELASQTEKVILAIGDYINVQAHACVGGKSVGEDIRKLEHGVQVVSGTPGRVCDMIKRRTLRTRSIKILILDESDEMLSRGFKDQIYDVYRYLPPDLQVVLISATLPNEILEITSKFMTDPVRILVKRDELTLEGIKQFFVAVEREEWKFDTLCDLYDTLTITQAVIFCNTKRKVDWLTAKMRENNFTVSSMHGDMPQKERDAIMGEFRSGQTRVLITTDVWARGLDVQQVSLVINYDLPNNRELYIHRIGRSGRFGRKGVAINFVKSDDIKILRDIEQYYSTQIDEMPMNVADLI; encoded by the exons ATGGCGGCTGCGGCAGCtcagagaggcggcggcgggggGCGGCGGGCGATGGAGGAAGACGACGCGAAGCTCGTGTTCGAGACGTCGAAAGGCGTGGAGCCAATCATGAGCTTCGACGAGATGGGGATAAAGGAGGAGCTCCTCCGAGGAATCTACAATTACGGCTTCGAGAAGCCTTCCGCCATTCAACAGCGCGCCGTTCTTCCGATTATCTCCCACCGCGACGTCATAGCTCAGGCGCAATCCGGTACTGGAAAGACTTCAATGATTGCCCTCGCTGTTTGCCAGATTGTCGATACCAAGTCATCCGA GGTCCAAGCCTTGATTTTATCTCCTACTAGAGAGTTGGCTTCTCAAACAGAGAAAGTGATACTGGCAATTGGTGACTATATAAATGTACAAGCTCATGCTTGTGTTGGAGGCAAGAGTGTGGGTGAGGATATAAGAAAACTAGAGCATGGAGTTCAGGTGGTGTCAGGCACTCCTGGTAGAGTTTGTGACATGATCAAAAGAAGAACTTTGCGGACTAGATCAATCAAAATATTGATTCTG GATGAGTCTGATGAAATGTTGAGCAGAGGATTTAAGGATCAGATTTATGATGTCTACAGATACCTTCCACCTGACCTGCAG GTTGTCTTAATCTCTGCCACCCTCCCAAATGAAATATTGGAGATTACAAGTAAATTCATGACAGATCCAGTTCGCATCCTAGTAAAGCGTGATGAATTGACTCTGGAG GGTATCAAGCAATTCTTTGTTGCAGTTGAAAGAGAAGAATGGAAATTTGATACGCTATGTGATTTATACGATACCCTTACCATAACCCAGGCAGTTATATTTTGCAACACAAAGCGCAAG GTTGATTGGCTGACAGCAAAAATGCGTGAGAATAACTTTACTGTCTCATCCATGCATGGAGATATGCCTCAAAAGGAGCGAGATGCAATCATGGGTGAATTCCGGTCTGGCCAGACTCGTGTGCTTATCACAACAGATGTTTGGGCTAGGGGTTTGGATGTTCAGCAg GTTTCTCTGGTGATTAATTATGATCTTCCAAACAATCGAGAGCTCTACATCCATAGAATTGGACGATCTGGTCGTTTTGGGCGAAAG GGTGTTGCCATAAACTTTGTTAAAAGTGATGACATCAAGATCCTTAGAGATATTGAGCAATATTACAGTACACAGATCGATGAAATGCCTATGAACGTGGCTGATTTGATTTAA
- the LOC130987191 gene encoding LOW QUALITY PROTEIN: tryptophan--tRNA ligase, cytoplasmic (The sequence of the model RefSeq protein was modified relative to this genomic sequence to represent the inferred CDS: deleted 1 base in 1 codon) — MENKSDQDNQEEQVVTPWEVAAEKGGKIDYDKLIDKFGCQRLDQSLIDRVARLTGRPPHVFLRRGVFFAHRDFNDVLDAYERGDKFYLYTGRGPSSEALHLGHLVPFMFTKYLQDAFKVPLVIQLTDDEKCMWKNLTVEESQRLARENAKDIIACGFDVSRTFIFSDFDYVGGSFYKNMVRIAKCVTYNKVVGIFGFSGEDHIGKVSFPPVQAAPSFPSSFPHLFSGKDSLRCLIPCAIDQDPYFRMTRDVAPRLGYQKPALIESSFFPALQGETGKMSASDPNSAIYVTDSAKDIKNKINRYAFSGGQDSIENHRKYGANLEVDIPVKYLGFFLEDDTELEHIQTEYGAGRMLTGEVKKRLTEVLTELVERHRRARAAVTDEMVDAFMAVRPLPNMFS, encoded by the exons ATGGAGAATAAAAGTGACCAAGATAACCAAGAGGAACAAGTCGTGACGCCATGGGAAGTCGCAGCTGAGAAGGGCGGCAAAATCGACTACGACAAGCTTATCGACAAGTTCGGCTGCCAGCGCCTCGACCAGTCCCTCATCGACCGCGTCGCACGTCTCACCGGCCGCCCGCCCCACGTCTTCCTCCGCCGCGGCGTCTTCTTCGCCCACCGCGACTTCAATGACGTCCTTGATGCCTATGAGAGAGGGGACAAGTTCTATCTCTACACTGGCCGGGGGCCGTCTTCCGAGGCGCTGCATTTGGGCCATCTCGTGCCGTTTATGTTCACCAA GTATCTGCAAGATGCATTCAAGGTGCCGCTAGTGATACAACTGACGGATGATGAGAAGTGCATGTGGAAGAATTTGACGGTGGAGGAGAGTCAGAGGCTTGCGCGTGAAAATGCAAAAGATATAATTGCTTGT GGATTTGATGTTTCAAGGACGTTTATTTTCTCTGATTTTGATTATGTTGGAGG TTCATTTTACAAGAACATGGTCAGGATTGCAAAATGCGTGACATATAATAAG GTGGTAGGCATTTTTGGGTTCAGTGGAGAAGACCACATAGGAAAAGTCAGCTTTCCTCCTGTTCAG GCAGCTCCATCCTTCCCAAGTTCTTTTCCACATCTTTTCTCTGGCAAAGATAGTCTCCGTTGCTTGATTCCTTGTGCAATTGATCAG GATCCTTACTTCCGAATGACACGAGATGTTGCTCCTCGATTAGGTTATCAGAAGCCTGCTCTGATTGAATCATCATTCTTTCCTGCTCTTCAG GGAGAGACAGGGAAGATGTCTGCTAGTGATCCAAATTCTGCTATATATGTGACTGATTCTGCTAAGGACATAAAGAACAAG ATAAACAGATATGCTTTCTCTGGTGGGCAAGATTCTATAGAGAATCACCGAAAATATGGTGCAAATCTTGAG GTAGATATACCCGTTAAATATCTTGGCTTTTTCTTGGAGGATGATACTGAGCTTGAACACATACAAACT GAATATGGCGCAGGGCGTATGCTTACAGGAGAAGTTAAGAAGCGGCTTACTGAAGTTTTGACTGAGCTGGTTGAAAGACATCGCAGGGCCAGAGCTGCTGTGACTGATGAG ATGGTTGATGCATTTATGGCGGTAAGGCCACTTCCCAATATGTTCAGCTAA